A DNA window from Tachysurus fulvidraco isolate hzauxx_2018 chromosome 4, HZAU_PFXX_2.0, whole genome shotgun sequence contains the following coding sequences:
- the LOC113655284 gene encoding prosaposin-like isoform X5 gives MMLLHFLLVSTAVASPLLGTEQCARGPPYWCQNAKTASLCGAVSHCQQNVWNQSHVKSVPCDLCKELVAVVDKLVKDNSTESEVLSYLEKTCQLVPDEGLASQCKEIVDNYFPVLIDIIKGELDDPDVICSALGLCVTQEEVFAKAQLMSNEIPELDLTQRINPLLLNIPQLLYPKENANKEKETTAKEGNEVCDDCVKFITDTQTAAKKNTTFIDAMIAQIESQCDLLGPGIADICTQYVSQYAPLIFQQLMSMDEVVQALEKVCSILPSTLSAQCKDLIDTYGQTIIELLIQEADPKTMCSLLGMCRDASRTFVPEMVKAENEAAGLCGLCKVFILYAGGKLEQNLRIICSIMPVEYSAQCEQLIEHYEDLLIQLLQQALDPEFICTKLGACPGVRRMLSGLEQCSWGPAYWCKNMDTAIRCNAVNHCRRLVWS, from the exons ATGATGCTTCTCCACTTTCTTCTGGTCTCCACGG CTGTGGCCAGCCCTCTACTGGGAACGGAGCAGTGTGCTCGTGGACCCCCGTACTGGTGCCAAAATGCCAAGACTGCTTCGCTTTGTGGTGCCGTCTCCCACTGCCAACAAAATGTCTGGAACCAGTCTCATGTG aaatCTGTGCCATGTGACTTGTGCAAAGAGTTGGTGGCTGTGGTGGACAAACTGGTGAAAGACAATTCAACAGAG TCTGAGGTCCTGAGCTACCTTGAGAAGACGTGCCAGTTGGTTCCTGATGAAGGCCTGGCTAGTCAATGCAAGGAAATTGTGGACAATTACTTCCCTGTCCTCATTGATATTATTAAAGGAGAGCTG GACGACCCAGATGTGATCTGTAGCGCTCTTGGCCTATGTGTAACCCAGGAGGAGGTTTTTGCCAAAGCCCAGCTCATGTCAAATGAGATTCCTGAGTTGGATCTGACCCAGAGGATCAATCCTTTACTCCTCAACATCCCTCAGCTCCTTTACCCCAAGGAGAATGCCAATAAGGAGAAGGAGACCACCGCCAAG GAGGGTAACGAAGTGTGCGACGACTGCGTAAAGTTCATCACTGACACTCAAACGGCAGCCAAGAAAAACACCACCTTCATCGACGCCATGATTGCACAGATTGAGAGCCAGTGTGACCTGCTGGGTCCTGGTATTGCTGATATT TGTACGCAGTACGTCAGCCAGTACGCACCTCTAATCTTCCAGCAGCTCATGTCCATG GATGAAGTGGTGCAAGCTCTGGAGAAAGTGTGCAGCATCCTGCCCTCTACCCTTTCTGcacagtgtaaggacctgattGATACTTATGGCCAGACGATCATTGAGCTACTGATCCAGGAAGCTGATCCCAAGACCATGTGCAGCCTTCTGGGCATGTGCAGGGACGCGAGTCGCACCTTTGTCC CAGAGATGGTAAAGGCTGAGAACGAGGCAGCTGGATTGTGTGGACTATGCAAGGTATTCATACTATATGCAGGTGGCAAGCTAGAGCAGAATTTGAGGATCATCTGCAGCATCATGCCTGTTGAATATAGCGCTCAG tgtgaacaATTAATTGAGCATTATGAGGATCTCCTCATCCAGCTGCTGCAGCAGGCCCTTGACCCTGAATTCATCTGCACG AAGCTGGGTGCATGTCCTGGGGTGCGACGGATGCTGTCGGGTCTTGAGCAGTGCAGCTGGGGCCCAGCCTACTGGTGCAAGAACATGGATACTGCCATCCGCTGTAAC GCGGTGAATCACTGCAGACGCCTTGTTTGGAGTTAA
- the LOC113655284 gene encoding prosaposin-like isoform X6: MMLLHFLLVSTAVASPLLGTEQCARGPPYWCQNAKTASLCGAVSHCQQNVWNQSHVKSVPCDLCKELVAVVDKLVKDNSTESEVLSYLEKTCQLVPDEGLASQCKEIVDNYFPVLIDIIKGELDDPDVICSALGLCVTQEEVFAKAQLMSNEIPELDLTQRINPLLLNIPQLLYPKENANKEKETTAKEGNEVCDDCVKFITDTQTAAKKNTTFIDAMIAQIESQCDLLGPGIADICTQYVSQYAPLIFQQLMSMDEVVQALEKVCSILPSTLSAQCKDLIDTYGQTIIELLIQEADPKTMCSLLGMCRDASRTFVQMVKAENEAAGLCGLCKVFILYAGGKLEQNLRIICSIMPVEYSAQCEQLIEHYEDLLIQLLQQALDPEFICTKLGACPGVRRMLSGLEQCSWGPAYWCKNMDTAIRCNAVNHCRRLVWS, translated from the exons ATGATGCTTCTCCACTTTCTTCTGGTCTCCACGG CTGTGGCCAGCCCTCTACTGGGAACGGAGCAGTGTGCTCGTGGACCCCCGTACTGGTGCCAAAATGCCAAGACTGCTTCGCTTTGTGGTGCCGTCTCCCACTGCCAACAAAATGTCTGGAACCAGTCTCATGTG aaatCTGTGCCATGTGACTTGTGCAAAGAGTTGGTGGCTGTGGTGGACAAACTGGTGAAAGACAATTCAACAGAG TCTGAGGTCCTGAGCTACCTTGAGAAGACGTGCCAGTTGGTTCCTGATGAAGGCCTGGCTAGTCAATGCAAGGAAATTGTGGACAATTACTTCCCTGTCCTCATTGATATTATTAAAGGAGAGCTG GACGACCCAGATGTGATCTGTAGCGCTCTTGGCCTATGTGTAACCCAGGAGGAGGTTTTTGCCAAAGCCCAGCTCATGTCAAATGAGATTCCTGAGTTGGATCTGACCCAGAGGATCAATCCTTTACTCCTCAACATCCCTCAGCTCCTTTACCCCAAGGAGAATGCCAATAAGGAGAAGGAGACCACCGCCAAG GAGGGTAACGAAGTGTGCGACGACTGCGTAAAGTTCATCACTGACACTCAAACGGCAGCCAAGAAAAACACCACCTTCATCGACGCCATGATTGCACAGATTGAGAGCCAGTGTGACCTGCTGGGTCCTGGTATTGCTGATATT TGTACGCAGTACGTCAGCCAGTACGCACCTCTAATCTTCCAGCAGCTCATGTCCATG GATGAAGTGGTGCAAGCTCTGGAGAAAGTGTGCAGCATCCTGCCCTCTACCCTTTCTGcacagtgtaaggacctgattGATACTTATGGCCAGACGATCATTGAGCTACTGATCCAGGAAGCTGATCCCAAGACCATGTGCAGCCTTCTGGGCATGTGCAGGGACGCGAGTCGCACCTTTGTCC AGATGGTAAAGGCTGAGAACGAGGCAGCTGGATTGTGTGGACTATGCAAGGTATTCATACTATATGCAGGTGGCAAGCTAGAGCAGAATTTGAGGATCATCTGCAGCATCATGCCTGTTGAATATAGCGCTCAG tgtgaacaATTAATTGAGCATTATGAGGATCTCCTCATCCAGCTGCTGCAGCAGGCCCTTGACCCTGAATTCATCTGCACG AAGCTGGGTGCATGTCCTGGGGTGCGACGGATGCTGTCGGGTCTTGAGCAGTGCAGCTGGGGCCCAGCCTACTGGTGCAAGAACATGGATACTGCCATCCGCTGTAAC GCGGTGAATCACTGCAGACGCCTTGTTTGGAGTTAA